The following DNA comes from Rosa rugosa chromosome 5, drRosRugo1.1, whole genome shotgun sequence.
TTTGCCATCTTTGACTGTCCAAGTTCCCTCCATGTGCGTTAATGCCAAAGATGATAATTTGCAGAATCTGCAAATGCAAAATGGGAATTTGGTTGAATCAAATCAGGTACAATTGTTATACTTGGTTGTTTAGTTTTTAAAGTGTGAATTGATTAATTTTGTTTTAGCTGGTTTATTTATTGTTCATGGTGCTATTTTACGAAGTTGTTGAAGGTACATGTAAAACCAGTCTCAATATCTACAACCAAGTCTACCACTAAAATTGGTGAAGCAAGAAGGTTGAAGACACTTGCAAATAGGATTAAAATCATTAAACCCTTTAACATACCAGGAGCAACTAACATTGGCACAAGCAAAAAGAATGAAGATGGAGCAAAACCTGGAGCCCAAAAGACATAGAAGTACTAATGCTTGAagcaaaattataatttttgtgAAGTTTTAGGTAAAGCTTTGTTAGTGACATGAACCCGGACATTTCCTTTTAGCTGCCATATGTTCTTTGACAATGTTCATTAAATTGTCTCTTGTTGCAGCTCTTTGTTACGGTGATGATCCGGTATCGAATTAGAATTTGGGAAAGAAGCGCAGCATATATCTCTTAGAAGCAAAACAAACAAATCTGGGGATGACCAAGCAGAGATTCATGACCATTTGTTTTTTATCTTTGAAAACAATGAATGTGCAAGTTATATTGCTTAGTTGGATATTTTGTGTAACAAATGGTTGTACTTTTGAAACAATGCAAATGTCTTATAGAGCCATGGAGATTATTAATCTATTTGAACGTGGTTTTCATTTAACGCAACGAAACACATATGATTGTAAACAAGCTTGTTTATTTTCCTCTACTTGGCAATATTTTGGAGGGAATTATGTATGGTTGTGCTTTTAGGAGGGAGTGGGGTGAAGGCTATGAGATTTTTGGAGGGGAAAAGGTAAAAGGACGAAAATACCCACACAAGAAGTCCTGAGTTTAACACCGTTATGACGAGGTGTATGAATATTAGACATAAGTGATAAGATCGGGTACCAAAATGATTTATTTAGAACTTGAGGTACCAATGTGTCTAATGGTCTAAAGTTGGGGTACTATTTGTGTCGTtcccccttctttttttttttcttttttttttataaattccCATACCAAATAAAGTTTCGAGCACATTTAGACAAGTTTTTTTAAAAGAGATGAAGGCCACAAGTATACGGAAAAACTATGAAGAAGCAAACTCTGAAATACATCATGAACCAACTGAACACGACTTGCCATGGACAACAACTTGCCTTGCTACCCGACAAGACGAGCTTTAGCCTTATTAGCTATTGCTTGAAGGTGGAAACGTCGAAGTTTTCCCTTGAATATAGAAACGCCTAGATAAGTAAGTGGGGTAGTACCTAACTTGAAACCTAATAACACTACGCCGGTGAGAATAGTTATCGCCAGTATAAAAAGTACTCTTATCTTTGTTTACTAGTTAACTTGAAGCAGCACCATACTCATCTAAAAAGAGTTGCAAGCGATTGAGAGAAGATATATCCCCTCGACAGAAAATAAAATGGTAATCAGCGTAGAGCACATGAGTAATCAAACATCCCCTCAGCATAGAAATAGGTTTAATCTTTCGAGCATCAAAAAGGGAAGACATACCTCGACTTAGAGCTTCTTCTGCAATGCAAAACCATAAAGAAGAGATAGGATCACCTTATCGTACCCCGAATCACAAGAAAAAAAGCCTTGTGGCGTCCCATTAATCAAGACTGACAGCTTAGCAGAATTTAAGATAGTTTGAATTAAACTTCTGAACCTTGAGGAGAACCCTAAATTCTCTAATACCTGAAAGAAACTGCCAGTTTAGAGTAGGGCTGGGCTCGGTTCGGTACTGGAGTTTACTGGCTGATACCATGTACCGTAGCAACTTATACTGGTATGAAAAAAACCATACCACTACCGACCACAAAATCCGGTATACCGAGAAGTCGGTATATCGATTTAATTGGTCGGTTCTGTACGGTTGGGCTTGTAACCGAGTTTGACATTGGGCCGCAAACCAGTCACCAGTACATCACTGGTACATCTCAACACCTGTTCCTTCTTCTGTTTTCTCCTTCTGAAAACTCTTCGACCCACATAGTTATGGGTCTCTCCAGTCTCCATACCACATAGAGTGATTGTGGTGAAGGAAGAAGCAGCCTCAGATCTGCAACCTCTCTgctaaaatcaaacaaaagtttcaaactttattCATCTATAAAGCATGATTCTCCGAATTTCTAACAAAACCTCATCTGGGTGTTCACCAAATTTCACAACTAACAAAACCCAAGACGCAAAGAAACAAAAGACCAAAAATTTACTCAACACCAACTAAACCCAAAACCAGATTTTTCTTCCCAgcaaagaaaatcaatttaagCAAGAAAAGAAACTTACTTAAAGTAAAAGAGAGATCCAGGGCCGAGTTTGAATAAGATTCTGAACTGGCTCTTCAAATTCACAGAGGGCTTAGAGAAAAAGAGAGCGAGGTTGATACAGAAACCCTAATTTAGTAAATGGGAAGAGAGCAGAGTCTGAGAGAAGCACCTTATAGGTTGCTATttttcaagaagaagaagataagaagagagagaagagacgggaaaagaaagaaaaagaagaaagagaagagagaagagagaagagagaagaagagtccagaaagaagaagagagaagaataaaaaattaaaaaaatatgagtATTGTACATGAGTTCGgcacggtacggtataccgtgtATATATGAAAATTGAAACCATTACCGTACCTTGTATGTGGAGTCGGTACGGTTGTACCGTACCAAGAGTTCGGTTACCGACAGTATATATCGCTTACCAACTTCTTTGGTTCGGCTCGGATTCGGTTGGTTGGTTTGTCTCGGTGGAAAATGACAGCCCTAGTTTAGAGTATCAAACGTTTTGACAATATCAACTTTAATATCCACATTACCTGGCCTCCAAAGATTATCCTATCCAATAGATTGAAGCCCTCATAAACAAAAACAACGCAATCTGAAATTTGCCAACCTTCAGGAAAAGCACTCTGATGAGCCGAAATAATACATGAAGCTATAGGACCCAACCGATCTGCCATAATCTTCGGAATCATCTTAAATGAAAAATTGGCCAAAGCAATTGGCCTAAAATGAGATATCACATTTGCCCCTTCCATCTTTGGAATTAGCACAATGAAGTTCGCatttaaccactgcaagtggcttaGTGGTTCTTGTCTAGTTGGGTGTTCTCCCCAACCTAGATTCGAActccgaagctgtcaaagtggcgagtcactgtgctgcaatgcacagttggagcatttcatatgcgccgaaggggtttatctagggcctaagaagcctttgggttcctcttgacaaagtcaaaaagaaaaatttgaatTCGCATTTGGGCATAACCAATTTTGTTGGAAAAAGTATTGCACAAATCCAATGACATCACTACCAACAATATCCCAGCAGCTTCGGTAAAAAGAGCCAGGAAAACCATTTGGACTAGGAGCACTAGAAGGGTCCATAGAAATGACAGTACGCTGGATCTCTTATGAAGTGGGAATAGACACCAACACTGAATTATTATCTTCAGAAACCAAGGAGGGAATAACCCTGCAGTAATCAACTGCACCAGCAAGAGTAACACTTGAAGCATATAAAGATTTATAGAACTTTATTAATAGCATGACTAGCAATCTTGCGGATCAGTAAGAAGATTTTCCCCATCCTGTATGCAATTTATGGAAGATCGCACTGCCTTATTGCGGGCATAAGCATGGAAAAAATTAAAGCTCTTGTCTCCCTCAGTGAACCATTTAACACGAGCTCTTTCCCTCCAAAAAGCCTATTGACGCTTAACAGCCTCAAGAACATCAGCCTTTGCAATAACTTCAGCCTCAAAATTAATATTAGTAGAACCATTAGAAGCAATATCTTGTTGAATAGCAGTCAACATAGCATAGGCCAACTCCAGATTTCTATGAACATTCCCAAATACAGTGTTGTTCCATTGCTTAAGGCATAATTTCAAAGCCTTCAATTTTTGTAGAGTCATATACATGGGACAACCAGCAGGCCTGGTGGTCGCGCAACAATTTGGTACCAAATCCTTAAAAGAAGAGTGGAGGAGCCACATAGATTGGAAACAAAAAGGTTTAAGAATTAGTAAATAAGAGTCTTGAGTAAATTGAAATGGTAGTTGTTCATACTGTAGTCAATTGTACGTAGGAgttaataagaaaataaaaaataaaaattcatcaCACAGTTGTTTATGAAAAGAGACAACTGGATAAAAAGAGGCCAAATATAGGGCTAAAATTATGTACAGtatatagaaaaaagaaaagttagTTAGTTCCCAGGATCATATGTACCGAAGCTAATTCTGAACGATTTCGTTAAAGATAACCGTCAACGTCATAGAAAGAATAGAGTGCACCTTGACGTATGTATCAATACTTATGTAAGAGAAATATTTGATGATAGAAGAAGGAAAGGCATGGAGAGCAAACTCAAAATGGTGGCCCATCCGATGACACAAATAGGTGCTGTCAGACGGGAAGAAGGGGAAAAAAGGAGGAGTCTAGGGTTTCAATTCAGAACTCGATTTCTTTTTAAGTTGCGTAtaacagattttttttctttttaaataaaataaaatcagtaGGAGGGAACTATGACTTAATCAGTTATAAAAATTCACAAAACTTAATTTCGTAGAAGTCTGGCTTATGAATTGACTCGAAAACATAAAAGTGTGGGTTATGTTGTGACCAAATACGAGGTTATGGTCCAAAATGAATGAGATGTACAGTGATGAATTAAACAAGGAGGAATGGGCTTTTGAGGTGGAATGAACTAGGGATAGATTGGGGTGGTGGCCTCCCCATGTGTTTTCAGTTTCGATGGCAGGGACGTCTGTTGTAAGAGGTTGCTGTCGATAATTACTGATGATGAGAATCTTGGAAATCCAGTGGCAACTGACAAATTGTCCAATTCATTTTGCTGAGAAAAGAGCCACAAATAGTAGCAATATACCTATATATGATCACGGAGGAGTGAATCGTTTTCCTTCGTTATAATATATGATTTGAGTTTGTGGTGATGTAGTAATGCGAGTTAAAGCTTTTGTTTCTGCAACTTTCTTGTTTTTGTCCTCTACCAATTTTCTATCTGGAACTTTTGAATAAATAGGGGCTTCTGATTTCTGAATAAACAGCATGGGAACTCACAAGGGTTGTCTTTTGAGTAAATCACTAAAAGACTACCAATCATAATATATAGTTTCAGTTACCATTTCAACATATAAAGTGGTAACAAAACGATTATACGAATTACCAAAAACAAAGAGCTTGTTCTTTCATAGATTTGAAGGCTGATCTAACCAATTGCATGATTTGGACCTTCATTCCAACGAAACTAGAAAATCAATCTAATCCACATTTGACAACGTGAAATTCTAAATTAATTTGAATATGGGGCATTGCATTAATTTATGTCCAACATCAGAATTGTTAATAGTTCAAAAATTAGGCAAAAAGACCCCAACCTAGCATAATCATCatgtattttgttttttggtttcttcACTGTCAAATTCATTATTAAAATATATTatttgtttaagtaaatccagaatatgtgtctggcccaa
Coding sequences within:
- the LOC133711768 gene encoding uncharacterized protein LOC133711768 produces the protein MEGANVISHFRPIALANFSFKMIPKIMADRLGPIASCIISAHQSAFPEGWQISDCVVFVYEGFNLLDRIIFGGQRGCRSEAASSFTTITLCGMETGETHNYVGRRVFRRRKQKKEQVLRCTSDVLVTEEALSRGMSSLFDARKIKPISMLRGCLITHVLYADYHFIFCRGDISSLNRLQLFLDEYGAASS